The genomic window CTCCTGGAATCCGGGACGCACGCTTGCCTCGTATCGCGACTTAACCAGATCGTCCTTGATCAGCGTTTTGTCGAAGGCGAAATGCTCCTGCATCATGTGGCGCATGTTCTCCACCGACGGCTCATAGCCCCAAACGGCATCGAGCCCCTCGGTCAGGTCGAATTTGAGGCCGGCGGCACCCATCAGCACGAATTTGCCAACCCGTTCGGGATGGCGATCCGCCAGCGCGATGGTCAGCGCCCCGCCGAAGGAATTTCCGACGAAATGCGCTTTCGGCACGTCGACGACGTCGAGAAAGGCCGTGATGTGCTCCAGCCAGGCATCGAGCGTGTATTGCTGGCCCTGTCGCCGTTCCGTGTAGCCGAACCCGGCGGCGTCGGGCGCAATCACCCGAAAATGCTCGGCCAGCGCCGGGATGGTTGCCCGCCAGTTGGCATAGCCGGTAACGCCCGGACCGGAACCGTGAAGCAGCACGACCGGGACGCCCGAGCCGCTTTCGAGATAGTTGGTGCTGAGGCCGGCGGCTTCGACCGACTTGCCGATTTCGGGATTGCCGTCTCGCTTTACGTCCATCATGTCTCTCCCATTGAAGCGTTCGCAGGTGGCGGTAACGATCCGTCCGCCCTGCTCAAGGTGCTGTAAATCGTCGGGCGCGACGCGCCTGTTCGCGGCAGGCCAACTCACCCGGCGATGACGGCTCGGTGCCGACGCCGGACGGCTGCGTTCAGGGCGCCGGATGGATCATCCCGTGCCGTCGCGCGCGAGGTCGCCTTGGCGCAAACGGACGAGATCGAGCGCGACGTCGACGATCATGTCTTCCTGCCCGCCGACCATCTTCCGACGTCCGAGCTCGGTCAGAATAGTCCTGGTGTCGATTCCGTGTATCCGGGCCGCATGCTCCGCATGGCGCAGGAAGCTCGAATAGACCCCCGAGAAGCCAAGCGACAGGGTTTCCCGATCGACCCTGACCGGCCGATCCTGCAGCGGCCGCACCAGTTCCTCGGCCGCATCCATCAGTGCGTAGAGATCGCAGCTCAGTTCATAGCCGTCACGAAGCGCCGCCGCGACGAAGACCTCCAGCGGTGCATTGCCCGCACCTGCGCCCTGTCCGGCCAGCGAGGCATCGACACGTTCGGCACCCTCCTCGATCGCGGCGATCGAATTGGCGACGCCCAGCGACAGGTTGTGATGCGCATGAACGCCGACCTGCGTATCCGGCTTCAGCGCGTCGCGCAGCGCACGCGTACGTTCGCGCATGCCGCGCGTCGTCAGCGCGCCTCCGGAATCCGTGACGTAGACGCAATGCGCACCGTAGTTTTCCATCAACTTCGCCTGTTCGGCGAGAGCATCCGGAGCGGCCATATGCGCCATCATCAGGAAGCCCGCGACGTCGAGATCCAGTTTGCGGGCATGCTCGATGTGCTGACGCGAAACGTCCGCTTCCGTGCAATGCATCGCGATCCGCACGGAGCGCACGCCGGCATCATGCGCGGCGCGCAGATCCTCGACGGTGCCGATGCCCGGCAACAGCAGCGTCGTGAGCCGCGCGGTCGTCAGCACCTCCGCCGCGGCCGCAATCCACTCCAGATCGCTGTGCCGGCCAAAGCCGTAATTGAAGCTGTCGCCGGCCAGTCCGTCGCCATGCGCGACCTCGACGGCGTTGACGCCGGCCCTGTCCAGCGCGCGGGCGATGTCGCGGACCTGATCGAGCGTATACTGGTGGCGGACGGCATGCATGCCGTCGCGCAGCGTGACGTCCTGGACGTAGATATTCTTTCCCATGTCAGGCAACCTCGGCAAGCGAAGCGACCATGCGCTCGCCGGTTCGCAGCGCCGCCGACGTCATGATGTCGAGATTGCCGGCATATTTGGGTAGATAATGGCCCGCTCCCTCGACCTCGAGGAAAACGGTGACCTTGGTCGGCGACACCAGCGCGGCGTCTCGCCGGGCGAGCGTCGCCCTCGACAGGCTTTCGAACTGGACCGTCTGCTTGAGGCGATAGCCGGGCACATATTTCTGGACAGCCTTGACAATGCGCTCCACCGATGCGGCAATCGCCTCGCGATCGTCGCTGTCGACCAGGCAGAACACCGTGTCCCGCATAATCAGCGGTGGCTCGGCCGGGTTCAGGATGATGATCGCCTTGCCCCGTTGCGCTCCGCCGACGGCTTCGATGGCGCGGGCGGTGGTTTCGGTGAATTCGTCGATATTGAGCCGGGTACCTGGACCTGCCGAAACCGAGGCGATGGAGGCCACGATCTCCGCATAATGCACCGGCGTCACCTGCGCGACGGCGGCGACGATGGGGATCGTCGCCTGTCCGCCGCAGGTCACCATGTTGACGTTGCGCGCATTGCGGTCCGCTTTGAGATTGACCGCCGGAACGACATAGGGACCGATCGCCGCCGGCGTCAGGTCGACGACCGATTTGCCGTCCGCCAGCAACAATTCGCTGTGACGGGCATGCGCCTTCGCCGACGTGGCATCGAAGACGATCTCGATATCGCGATAGGCCGGCATGGCACGCAGACCGTCGATGCCTTCGGCTGTCGTGGCCACGCCGAGCCGGCGCGCGCGGTCCAGCCCGTCGGACTGCGGGTCGATGCCGACAAAGGCCGCCATCTCCAGGCTTTTCGATACCCGCATCACCTTGATCATCAGGTCGGTGCCGATATTTCCGGTGCCGATAATCGCTACCTTCGTCGCCATGTCAGGTCTCCGAAATCGTGAAGGACACGCAGCCGAGAGCGGAAATTTTGGCCATGATCCTTCCGGATTGTTCAAGGGCGAACATCGGTCCGAGCGCACCCGACAGGATGATCTCTCCGGCGCGAAGCGGCTGGCCCATGGCCTGCATTCGCCCTGCAAGCCATGCGACGGCATTAAGCGGATTGCCCATGCAGGCCGCGCCGCTGCCCGACGACACGACCCGGTCCTCGAGCCGCATCTCCATCGCACAGCCGGTAAAGTCCACGCCGAGCGGCGACCGGGCCGGCGTTCCGAGCACGAACATGCCGGACGAGGCGTTGTCGGCGATGGTGTCGACCAGCCGGATGTCCCAGTTGGACACCCGGCTGCCGACGATTTCGATGGCGGGCATGACGCACGCCGTGGCGCGCAGGACATCGGCGACATTCGGCATCGCGACGTCAAGATCGCTGCCCAGCAGGAAGGCGATCTCCGCCTCGGCCTTGGGTTGCAGGATCCGCCCCGGTGGCAGCGCACAGCCGTCGCCGAGGATCATATCCGACAGCAACGCCCCGAAATCGGGTTCGTCGACGCCGAGCTGTTTCTGCACCGCGAAGGCAGTCAGGCCGATCTTGCGGCCGATCAGCCGCAGCCCCGCCTTCCGTTTCCGGTCGATGTTGATCTGCTGAACGCGATAGGCCGCATCGGGACCGCCATCCGCCAGGAGGTCGCGGACCGGCTCGCAAGCGCTGCCGGTCTCCTCGGCTTGCCAGAGGCGGTCGGCCGCCTCATTGATCCGGTCGGCCCGGGGGTGTGTTCGTGTCATTGCTTCAACCATGGTGTCTCTCAATCTCCACGAGTGTGACGAGATCAGCGTAGACGTCGCCGTCGAGGACGCTGGCGGCGTAAACGGTGAGCGGCTTCGTGCATGGCGCCGACTCGACGCGGCCGTCCCTTATGTCGAAGGCGCCGAGATGCAGGCCGCATTCAATGATGAAGCCGTCGAGCATTCCGCCGTCGGTCAGCGAGGCCTGGCCATGCGTGCAGGTGTCGTCGGTGACGAACACCTTGTCCTCCACCAGCCAGACGGCGAGCGGCGATCGATCAGGAAACTCGACCTTCAGACCGTCGTCTTCCGGGATATCGCTCACGGCGCATATCCGGGTGGATGCGTGCTCAAATTGCGGCAATCGTCTCTCCATGTTACAAAAGCCCGCGCGGTCCCGACAGGACTCCGTCGGCGCTCTTGCCGAGAGCATCGCGCACAAAACCAGCCGGATCCGCCTGCATGACCGCAAAGGGATAGTCCGAGCCCAGCACGACGCGTTCCACGCCCATCATCTTCACGAGATAGCGGAGTGTCCGGGCATCATAGACGACGGAATCGACATGGAAGCGACGCACGAGATCGGCGGGTTTCGCATTCAGCCCGGAAAGATGGGCAAGCTTCATGCGCCTTGCCTGCTCCAAACGCGGCATCAGCATGCCGATCGACCCGCCGCCGTGGCAAAGCAGGATATCGAGATCCGGAAAGCGCTCCGGCACGCCTGAGACGACGAGGGACAGCGCGGCGAGCGACGTCTCCACCGGAAACATCGAGACGGCCACGTCGGGTGTGCCCCCGACCCGTTCGATACCGACAGGATGGAGCGCATGGACCATGATCGTCATGCCCTCCCTCTCGCAGGCTTCGTAAAACGGATCGAGTGACCGGTCGCCCAGCGCGACGCCATTGACATGGCTGCCGATCTCGACTCCGAGCGCCCCCGTAGAGCGCAGTTCGCGAACCTGTGCCGCCGCGGTCTCGGGCGCCTGTAGCGGAACCATTCCGAAAGCACGAAACCGCTCGGGCCGCGATGCCGCCATCGCAACGATCTGCGTATTCATCGCCTCGCAGAATGCCGCGCCGTCGCGTTTGTCGAACCAGTAGGACAGGAGCTCCGGCATGGGAGACAGAACCTGCACGTCGATCCCGTCCGCATCCATGTCGCGGCATCGAACCTGCATGTCCCAGCTGCGCCGGTCGATTTTGCGGAACACCCTGCCGGCGATCATCACGTCCGCCATGCCGTCATCGCGCAGTTCGACCGACGGCCACCGCGGCTCCGACGCAGGCGCCGACGCAAGACGGTCCGGCACTACATGCGTGTGATAATCGACGGTCTGTGACATCTACTCTCCCCTGCGCCACACTAGGGAACCAGACGTGTCGGAGTAAAGATATCGAGAACCCTCATCTCGGTATTCAAGAATCATCGCAGCAGCCTCTTCAAGTCGGCGCCCGGCGCCAGCAGCACGGCAGGATCGACGGTTGCGCCCCGCCCGATAGCCTTGCGTGCGATGGTCGCTAGTTTCGGATTGTCGAGAGCGATGCAGCCCGTCACGCGTCCGTCCGCGTGATACACCCACACGGGACCGCCTCCGGCCTGATCGATGAACACTTCGTCGCCGCTGCAGACCCCTTCGCCTTGCAACCGGCTGCCGAACTGGTCGGACCAGAAGCCCGGCACCTCCGAATATTTGGTGGATTCGCCTAGAAGGGCCGCCGCAACGGCGCGGGCATGCCGGTCCGCATGCCGCCAGGTCTCCTGCCGGACGGTTGTCGGGCTCCACGAAACGGGGTGACGCGCAACGTCGCCGACCGCCCAGACATGCGGCGCGGAAGACCGTCCCGCGCCATCGACGATGACGCCGTCCTGACAGGCAATGCCCGCCCGGCGCGCCAGATCGTCATTGGGCACGACCCCGATGGCGACGACCACGACGTCTCCTTCGAGCGAAGTTCCCTTGCTGGTGGACAGAACGACGCCCGCCTCCACCCATCTGGCGCCGACGACGGACTGCCCGAGATGGAAGCGCGTCCCCGCCTCCTCGTGCCGGCGCTGCAGCACGCGTGAGACGGCGGGGCCCACCTGGCGCGCCATGACGCAGGGCGCCGTTTCCACGACATCGACCTCCACATTCATTGCCCGCGCACTGGAGGCAAGCTCGAGACCGATGACGCCGGCACCGACAATCACCAGCCGTCGGCCCGGACGCAGTTTTTCGCGGAGAGACAACGCATCGGCCTGGGTACGCAGATAGGAAATGTCCGGTCCACCCTCGCCGAGCGGCAGGCGGCGCGCGCGGGCACCCGTGGCGATCACCAGGTCGTCAAACCGCAGCGTTCCCCCGTCGCCCAGTTCGAGCAGCCGTTCCGGCAGCCGGATTGCCGTTGCGGCGACGCCGGAGCGCACCTCGATGTCGCGGGCATTCCAGATGTCTTCCGGCTCGAGATAGAGACTGTCAAGCGCATCGGCGCCGGTGATGATGCCCTTGGAGAGCGGCGGCCGCTCATAGGGCGGATGGGGCTCGTCGCCGATGATGGTGATGCCGCCGCCATAACCGCGTTCGCGCAGGCTGAGCGCAACGCGTCCGCCCGCCTGGCCGCCACCGACGATTGCGATTCTGCTTTCAGGCACCGGCGACTCCTCTGACGATCATCGCAAACCCAAGGAGGATCAGGATTGCGTTGAGGATATTGCGAAATCTGGAATCATCGATGCCCCGTATCATCCGCGCCGCAAGCATCAGGCCGATCATTGCCGGGATGACGGCGAGCAACGAGGCGGCCATCACCGGGGGCGTCACCGCACCGAAGATCAGCAGTCCCGCCACATAGGGCACGGCCCCGAAGAAATAGACGACGGAAATGGCGGTCAGGAATTCGGTTCGACCAAGCCCGAGACTTGAAAGATAGATGATGATCGGGATGCCGAAAAGGGAACTGACGCCGCCGAGCGCGCCGGCGGCAACGCCGGTCGCAATCCCGGCGGGCAGTTCCAGATGCGGTGGCAACTTGTACCCTTTCGCGAGAGTCAGAACGACGATGGAAGCGATCAGTATGAGGCCGGCCAGGATCAGAAGGGTGGAGTTATCGACGCGCACCAGCAGACTGGCCGACAACAACAACGAAATCGCCATCGTGAGCTGAAGCGGCCAGAATCTGCGCACGACGATGCGCAGTGCCCCGTTCGTCATTGCCTGCCAACCGTTGGATACGATGATCGGCGCCATGGTCAGGGCCGCCGCGGTCGGCACGCTGACTGCGAACGACAGGATCGGCAACGCGACCATCGGCAGGCCGACACCGGAGACCCCTTTGACGAGGCCGCCGGTGAAGAATGCCGCGACGACGACCGCCAGCACCCAGACCTCGGGATCCGTCACCGGCATCACTCCGCGGCCGACGGAAGAGAATCCCGGCTGCTGACGCGTCCTGCCTTCGCAAAATAGTGCCAGCCGAGAACGGCTAGGGAAAGAACCGCAGCCACAGCGGACACGACGGGCACCGCCACGCCGAAGAGCGCCACCGCCGCCAGGACCATCAGCACCACGCGCAGCCATCCGGCGATCGACGAGGTAAAATAGCCCATCGATGCCGCGGCGAGCGTGAACATCGCCGCCGTCGTCATCAGGAGATCGACCACGATCGTGGCGACGTCGGCCTGCATGATCAGGCCTGGACGCAGCATGAAGGCGAAGGGAATGAGGAAAACGACGATGCCAAGCCGCGAGGCCGTCACCGACGTCTTCATCGGCGGCGCTTCCGCGATAGTCGCTGCGACATAGGCGCAGACGGCGACCGGCGGCGTGAGATGCGAGGCCACCGCGAACCAGACAAGGAAGAGATGGGCCTGCAGGACACCGAACCCGGCCTGGATCAGCCCCGGCGCCAGCAGGATGGCCGCCAGCGCATAGACCGCGGGCACCGGCATACCCATGCCGAAGATGATCGTCACGAGCGCCGCCAGGATCAGGATGAGGATCGGCATGCCGCCGGCCATCTCGAACATTTCGTAGGAGATCTTGGATCCGAGGCCGGTGACATTGAGAACCTGTTCGACAAGGCCCGCGGCGGCCACCGCCGCCACGAGCGGCGCCATCATCACCGCCGCGTCGGTCACCAGATTGACCAGGCGCACAGGCCCGAGCCGATAGTCGCGCTCTGGATTGAACCAGCTCAGCACGACCGTTCCCGCGATGGCGATCGCGACGCTGTATTGCGGCGTGAAGCCCGATTCGATGAGGTAAACCAGAACGATCATCGGCAGGACATAGACCCAGCCCGTGCGCATGACCTTGAAGAAGGTAGGAATCTTGTCTTCGTCGATCTGGCCGAACCCGTGCTTTGCCGAAAAGTGGTGAACCTGAAGGTAGAGGGTGAAATAATAGATCAGCGCGATGGCGATCGACGCCTTGACGACGTCGCCATAGGGAATGCCCGTGAACTCCACCAGGATGAAGACCACGGCCCCCATGACAGGCGGCAGGAAGCTGCCGCCGACACAGGCGACCGTCTCGATGGCGGCCGCGATATGTGCGGGATAGCCGAGGCGTTTCATCATCGGGATGGTGATCGTCCCGGTCGTGACGACATCCGACGTCGGGCTGCCCGATATCATGCCGAACAGACCGCTGGATACGACACCGACCTTGGCGACGCCGCCGACCCTGCGGCCGGCGACGATCGCCGCCACGTCGAAGAAGAACTGGCCGCCGCCGCTCGTCTGGAGGATCTTGCCGAACACCACGAACAGATAGACATAGACGGCCGCCGCCGCGACGGGAGTGCCGAAAAGCCCGCCATTCACGCTGATGATCGATTGCTCGATGATGTCGGCCGGCGTGAACTCGCGGTGATAGAGGAAACCGGATAGGAGATGTCCGAATGCAAGGTAGCCCATCAGGATCAGCACAACGGCGAGCATCCCAAGACCGACCCGGCGCTTGACCATGACGAGCGTGACGAAGATGAGGATAGCGCCGGCAACCAGCTCGATCATCGAGAATTCGCTGATGCCGAGCATCCAGGTTCCAAGACGCGGACTTTCGATCATCAGATAGCCGCCAGCGAGCGCGACGCTGACCGCCATGACGATCTCGAACCAGCCGGTTTTTTGAACACCTGTTACTCCGGAGGTCGTGAGGCATGCGACGATCAGCATAGGTATCATGAAAAACAGACCGAGCTGGATGGGCGTCACGATCCCGACGAAGGCCAACCAGAACTGGAAGATCGCAAGTGGCAATGCGAGCGCCGTGGCAATTGTGCGGGTCACCGGATTGAGCGGGACGCTGTCGCCGCCCGTCAGCACGTTTCCGACCAGTGTTGTGATACGCTTACCCATGCCGATGCGCCTCTCTCAGAAAGATGCCGACGGCCTTCATGGTCCGCCCATAAGCGAACGAGGCCAGATTTTCCGCTGGATTGTGCAATGCCAGAATGGGTGGCCGATCGAGGGGTCGGCCACCGGCGCCTGTTCAGCGACTTTCGTAATACGCTTTCGCGGCCGGATGCAGCGGAACCCCCGGCACATCCGGAACGATCGTATCGCTGGTGACACCCTCGAGAGCGGGGTGCATCGCGTGGTAGACGGAGAGCTGCGTATCGAGCGCCTTCGCCAGCTTATAGACCTGTTCGTCCGTGGCCGAAGGCCCGGCGATGATGTAATGCGTGCTGGCCGGCACGGTCAGGTCTTCGTCCTGGAACTCGTAGGACCCAGCCGGGATGGTGCCGACCGTCACACCCATCGCCTCGGCCGCGCCCTGGGCCTCTGCCTCGCCCATGGGCAAGAAGGCCACCGGCGTCACCGAATTCAGCTCAACGAGCGAACCGACCGGGATGAACCCGCCCGTGATCTCGATATCGGCGCGGCCACCCTTCATCAGTTCCATCGTGCCGCCGGTATTCTGCTCGATCAGCTGACCGCCATAGGAGACGATGTCGTCGGTCGTCATGTCGTACTGCGCAAGGATCGCATCGACATGGGCGCGCGCCCACAGATTGCCCGGCTGGTTGATACCGAGCCGCACCGGAATCTCGCGTTCCTTGACGTCGGCGAGGCTTTCGATCTGGTTCTCCTCCAGGAAATCCTTGCGGCCATAGACATGGGCCAGCGTCAGATCGGGGCTGAGCGCGGTGACAAGCCAAAACTTCCCGTCATACGATTCCGGGAACGGCGCCGCGCCGTCTTTGGCGAGATTCATCTCGATGACCGTCTCCAGCGCAAATTCGCGCTCACCATTGGCGACTGCCGCGAACGAACCGGCCGGATTGCCCGGTTCGTAGACGATGTTCGAGTTGGGAAACGCGCTGCGAACGACTGCCGCCTGGCCCTCGCCCAGAATACTCACCATGCCGCGTGCTGAGTAGCCGGCAATGGTCGCGACGATCGGCTCGTCGTCATCGAAAGCAATCTCCTGCGCAAAAGACACGCCGGCCGTCAGGATAATGCCCGCGCACAAAACGCCCAAGAGACTGCGCTTGAATTCGTACATTGTGTTTCCTCCCCAAAATATTTATTTCCAAACGTCCGATGTTCCGGTTCAAACCAGAAAAGTCAGGTTCATCATCGCCGTGTCATTGTTCACCATGAATACTTTCTTGCGCTTCATCTTGAAGCCGCTCGGCGTCATGACCAATGTGTGGTGGTTGCGTCCCAACCAGACGTTCTGCCTGTTGAGGCGCACGTCGCCGAGTACGAAGCAGGACGTGCCCGTTATCTCATCGGCCGAAGCGCTTTCGACTTCGACGTTGGACACGACGCGCACCACGCGTGATTTGGGCGACTGGGCGTGGGCGAACTTGCCCCGCAGGCGTTTGACCCGATCGCCGATCTCGGCGTGCCGCTCATAGACGAGGGACAATTCGCGCGTCGGGTCGACATTCTCCTCGTTGCAAGGGAGCCAATAGAGCGCATCCTCCGTCCACAGCGCATACCAGTCGTCGAACCGGTGCGTGTCCATCAGGCGCGCTTCCATGAAGATGAAATCTTCGAGCACGCGCCGGGGGTCCGCCCCAGACGCTGCCTGGGGTCGTTCAGTCAATGCCATCGTCATGCTTTCTCCTTGCGTCGGGCGACCCGATTTAGGCGTCCATCATCAATCGCTTCCACTCACGCATCTGTCCGCGTTGCGTCGTCTCATCCGAGATTTTGCCGACCCGCGTGCCGTCCTCGTCGATGATTTCGCGATGCAGGCCGCGCGAGATGTCGATCCATGGGTTGACCGTTGCCCGCATACCGAGTTGCGCCCGCTCGAAGATTTCCGCGTCGTCTGGCGAACCTGCGCTCGAGGGGCCGTAGAAGGATTCGTGCTGGCGCAGGCGGAGCGTATTGATCTCGTCCGGCACACCATCGAACATGACGGGAAACATCAGGATCTCCGTCTCCTCCGCCGCGATCGGGTTCATGATGCGAACCTGATTGCCGATGACCTGAAGGTTCGGGAAAATTCCCAAATGCGGGTCTCCTGCCAGGGACATGTTCCGTTTGCCCTGGTCTTCGCCATATGCATCCAGCATCGAGTCCACATAGGCGTTGCCGCCGGGCGTGCTGCGCAGAAACTCCAGATACTTGTCGATCGACGCCATGCGGTGCTCGCGGAAATCGAGCAGCACATGTCCGCGGCCGAGATCGCGGGTGCGCGTGAGGGCGTTGTCGTTGAACGGATCGTTCTTGTGCATCGCCGCGATGCCGGAATTCTCGTTCTCTTCCCAGCCGGAGATCACCGAGGCATGAACATAGTTGACGTGATAGCCGTCCATGCCGACGAGCTTCCAGTTGCCTCGGTACGACGTCTTGTTGACCCCTGCGTCGAGCCGAATTTTGCCGGTCGGCGATGCATCGATGAGGTAGTTCAGCAGATCGGCCGCCTGGCCGAGATGGTCCGCAAGCGGCGGCACGTCCTCACTGAGGCTGGCGAAGATGAACCCGCGATACTGATCGACCTTCGCCGGCCGCGAGAGACCGCCCTTTTTCTCGCAAAAGCCAGGCTCGTATCCCTCGTCGGCGGTGACTTGAACGAGCTTGCCGGAGGTGTCGTAGGTCCAGCCATGATACCAGCACCGAAAAAACTTCGTGTTTCCGGCTTCAACTTCGGCAACGACCGCGCCCCGATGCAAGCAACGGTTCATGAGGACGTTGATGCCGCCGTCGCGGCTGTTGACCAGGATGACCGGCTGTCGACCGATTTTGCGTAGCTTGAAATCGCCGGATTTCGGCACTTCGCTTTCGTGCCCGATATAAACCCAGGTGCGATAGTATATCCGCTCCAGTTCCAATTCGAAGATCTTCGGATCGGTATATATCGCGGAGTGCACTCGGCGATCGCTGACCAGCTCGTCCAGCCGATGGCCGCCCGTGACGATCTCTTGTCCCGCCAAGATTTCGGATGTCTTTACCTGTTCGTTCATATAGCTCTCCACGTTCGGTCGAAGCCAGGCGGGTAACCGCTTCCGGCGACTGGATGGATTGGTGTCGTCGGGACTCTACCTTCGGAAACTTCCCTTCGGCAGCGCCCCCCATTTGCACAAGCTCGTCGGCTCGAAGCCGAACTGCCGCGGCCGATGCCCCTCCTCGTCGGCGATCGCATCGACACCCACGGAATATTCAAAGACCATGTCGTCCGGTCCCTTGAAATAGAGGAACCGCGCACCGGATGTGGGATGCCGTCCCGGACCGAAGACGATCTCGACATTGCGATCCGCTAGAAAATAATAGGAGCGCAAGATGTCGTCGTTGGCCTGCACCTGATGGTTGATGTGCTGGATACCAGCCTTGTCGGAAACGAGCAGAGCGATCGTGTGGTGAATTTCATTCACCCTCATCAGCGGGATGTCGCCGATGCGGTCGCTGACTTTGGCGTTGCAGACCTGCGTCCAGAACTGCTCGTCCCTCACCGGATCGGTGGTGTAGAGGCCGATGTGGCTGAAGCCCGTTATCCCGGCGTCGCGCGTCGCGAAATAACGCTTGCCGCTCCGTTCGGGCCGAACTGCGAGCTCGATCTGGTTGCCGGTCGGATCGCGGAAGCGCACGAAGGATTTGACTTTCCGCAACGCGCATTCGGACGCGGTCCCCTGCTCGACGGGATGGCCGAGACGGTCGAGCGTATCGGCCGCCAGGCGTAGCGATATCTCGTCCTCGACTTCGAATGCGACGGTCTGGTCCACGGGATCGCCGTCGAAATAGCACAATGTGTGGCCGCGATCGTCCGATCGCAAATAGACTGCGTCTCGCGTTCTCTCGGCAATCTCAAGCCCGAGATAGCCAGTTGCAAAAGCGATGGCGCCTTCCATGTCGCGCGTACCAAGCCGCGCGTAACAGACGTCCTTTAGTTCGATCATCGCGCCGATCCCTCCCGTCTTTTGACCAATTCCAATGGCGCCAGTCCCACCGTGTTTTCGAACTCGTATTCCGGGACACCCTGCGGCTGCGAACCCCAGGCGCAAAGCGAGTTCGCGACCGCTGCGAATTGCCGGGGCCTGTGGCGCGCCGGATCGATCACGGTCGTATCGGTGACCAGGCGGTAGAGCAGGCCCTCGGGGCCCTCGATCGTGACGAAGACCTGACCGGATGCGGCGTCGCGACCCGGTCCGAGGACGATGCGAACCTGTCCCGCCTCAAAGAAATATTTGTTCTGCATGATGAGTTCGACGTCTTCGACGGCGAAGTTCACGCTCAGCACGCCCGCGCGGGCGGACGGGTAGAGTACGAGGCGGTGGTGAAGCTGGCCTATCCCGATATAGGCGATGTCGCCGACATGATCGCGTACTGTGAAGCCGAGGAGATCGCACCAGAAAGTCAGATCACGCTGCGTATCCAGCGAACGGATACCGATGCTCTGGACACCCTGAATTCCGTTGTCGCGGCGAGGAAAGAAACGTCGGCCGGAATGATGCGGGCCGACCACGAGATCAATCAAATTGCCGCTCGGATCCTGCGTCCGCAGACCGCTGCGCACGAATAGCCGATCGCATTCTGAGCGCTCCAAAAACGCGAAGGGATGGTAGGCGTCGGATAGCCGCTGAGCGACCGCCTCAAGCGCCGCCGCGTCGAAAAGGGCGATTCCAACGACACTGCTCTCGCGCTCGCCCTTAAAAAAAACGAGCGTGCGCCGCTGGAGATCGGAACGGAACCAGGCCTCGTTCTCGTCACCGTCGATCCGCTGCAGACCGATCACATCCGCGGCAAACAGGTCATGGACCTTCGTCATCGCGGTGCCAAAACGCAGATAGGCAATGGCGGCATCTTGCGACATTATTCCTCCGAAACGCCTGCCCGAGCCATATGGCAAACAGGAACGGCCGACCTCCCAACCGTGGCTCAACCATCACGGCAAGCCTGCCCCTTGTCAATTTATCTCATTTTTGTTCTCTATAACC from Georhizobium profundi includes these protein-coding regions:
- a CDS encoding NAD(P)/FAD-dependent oxidoreductase translates to MPESRIAIVGGGQAGGRVALSLRERGYGGGITIIGDEPHPPYERPPLSKGIITGADALDSLYLEPEDIWNARDIEVRSGVAATAIRLPERLLELGDGGTLRFDDLVIATGARARRLPLGEGGPDISYLRTQADALSLREKLRPGRRLVIVGAGVIGLELASSARAMNVEVDVVETAPCVMARQVGPAVSRVLQRRHEEAGTRFHLGQSVVGARWVEAGVVLSTSKGTSLEGDVVVVAIGVVPNDDLARRAGIACQDGVIVDGAGRSSAPHVWAVGDVARHPVSWSPTTVRQETWRHADRHARAVAAALLGESTKYSEVPGFWSDQFGSRLQGEGVCSGDEVFIDQAGGGPVWVYHADGRVTGCIALDNPKLATIARKAIGRGATVDPAVLLAPGADLKRLLR
- a CDS encoding sulfite exporter TauE/SafE family protein; the encoded protein is MTDPEVWVLAVVVAAFFTGGLVKGVSGVGLPMVALPILSFAVSVPTAAALTMAPIIVSNGWQAMTNGALRIVVRRFWPLQLTMAISLLLSASLLVRVDNSTLLILAGLILIASIVVLTLAKGYKLPPHLELPAGIATGVAAGALGGVSSLFGIPIIIYLSSLGLGRTEFLTAISVVYFFGAVPYVAGLLIFGAVTPPVMAASLLAVIPAMIGLMLAARMIRGIDDSRFRNILNAILILLGFAMIVRGVAGA
- a CDS encoding TRAP transporter permease, with protein sequence MGKRITTLVGNVLTGGDSVPLNPVTRTIATALALPLAIFQFWLAFVGIVTPIQLGLFFMIPMLIVACLTTSGVTGVQKTGWFEIVMAVSVALAGGYLMIESPRLGTWMLGISEFSMIELVAGAILIFVTLVMVKRRVGLGMLAVVLILMGYLAFGHLLSGFLYHREFTPADIIEQSIISVNGGLFGTPVAAAAVYVYLFVVFGKILQTSGGGQFFFDVAAIVAGRRVGGVAKVGVVSSGLFGMISGSPTSDVVTTGTITIPMMKRLGYPAHIAAAIETVACVGGSFLPPVMGAVVFILVEFTGIPYGDVVKASIAIALIYYFTLYLQVHHFSAKHGFGQIDEDKIPTFFKVMRTGWVYVLPMIVLVYLIESGFTPQYSVAIAIAGTVVLSWFNPERDYRLGPVRLVNLVTDAAVMMAPLVAAVAAAGLVEQVLNVTGLGSKISYEMFEMAGGMPILILILAALVTIIFGMGMPVPAVYALAAILLAPGLIQAGFGVLQAHLFLVWFAVASHLTPPVAVCAYVAATIAEAPPMKTSVTASRLGIVVFLIPFAFMLRPGLIMQADVATIVVDLLMTTAAMFTLAAASMGYFTSSIAGWLRVVLMVLAAVALFGVAVPVVSAVAAVLSLAVLGWHYFAKAGRVSSRDSLPSAAE
- a CDS encoding TAXI family TRAP transporter solute-binding subunit, with the translated sequence MYEFKRSLLGVLCAGIILTAGVSFAQEIAFDDDEPIVATIAGYSARGMVSILGEGQAAVVRSAFPNSNIVYEPGNPAGSFAAVANGEREFALETVIEMNLAKDGAAPFPESYDGKFWLVTALSPDLTLAHVYGRKDFLEENQIESLADVKEREIPVRLGINQPGNLWARAHVDAILAQYDMTTDDIVSYGGQLIEQNTGGTMELMKGGRADIEITGGFIPVGSLVELNSVTPVAFLPMGEAEAQGAAEAMGVTVGTIPAGSYEFQDEDLTVPASTHYIIAGPSATDEQVYKLAKALDTQLSVYHAMHPALEGVTSDTIVPDVPGVPLHPAAKAYYESR
- a CDS encoding aromatic-ring-hydroxylating dioxygenase subunit beta is translated as MTMALTERPQAASGADPRRVLEDFIFMEARLMDTHRFDDWYALWTEDALYWLPCNEENVDPTRELSLVYERHAEIGDRVKRLRGKFAHAQSPKSRVVRVVSNVEVESASADEITGTSCFVLGDVRLNRQNVWLGRNHHTLVMTPSGFKMKRKKVFMVNNDTAMMNLTFLV